In Panthera tigris isolate Pti1 chromosome B1, P.tigris_Pti1_mat1.1, whole genome shotgun sequence, the sequence AGGGGGCTTCGCCTGTTATCTTTACCACTTTTATTTCCTATGGAAGAGAATTCCAGGTTATCTTTCAGACTTTTTATACTCTTCTTTCTAGACGTTTTGAACTAGTCACCTGGCTATCTTAGGAAATTTCAATGACAGCTTCGTTAATAGGCTTTCTACTTCCCCGTCTCTGAAAAGCAGGTCCCACTTACTTTCTTAGCTACTGCCACGTAACAGTTCCTAATTGTGAAAAGCACAGTCCAATACAAATAGACACTGGGTGACTTCAAATGTATATACCATAGCATTCCAATGGAAAACTATAAATGCAAAACAGTGATTAAATAATGAAGACTGACTGGCCATGGAATCTCTTTAAGAAACACAATTATGGGAACATGGAGGCATAGCAAGCATTACTTATGAAGAATGCATCAAGGAAACCTGATATTGTcacttaaataacaaaaaaatgccTTCAGGCTAAATAGTCCCTTCGTACACGGCTACTGTTAGACCTGAAGTAAAAATATCTTAGAGATTTAAGAAAATCACTATAAATTACTCTATAACTTATGGTTTGCAAGggtttaaaatgttcataatgtTATTTACTTCATCTTACATgaagatatacaaaaataaatattgccatGCATATCTTGTTGGCATTctaaaaacccacaaataaataacttgaaatgCTATCTAGAGAAATTGCTCCTGTATACTTATTATTATCTACGGAGGACTCAAGCAAGTCTGTTTTTATATAGCATCCTTAAACTGAAAAAGCTACAAAACAAGCCTAATTGAAATACCCTTAAATGATCAAAATgtaatgctaagggaaagaaaacaatacaagCCAAAACTGGAGTGCAAACACCTTTTTTTGCTGTAGGTTTTAATGGAAAAGGTTTGTGGACTAATGGGATTCCTGGGTTCCCAAGGGCATGCTGGAAACACGGAAAATGATGTAAAAGAAATTGGGAATCCTTCCTCAGGCAACTTTTTATCCTATTTCAGTTTCCTGAAACATCCCTGGTTAAGACTTCTTGTGATGAAAAAGACACAGACGAGCATTTATAAAAGTCCATCAGGTTCCTCATTaaagctgaagtcacacactagAGACAGATGGTCTGAAGGGTAATTAAAAGACGGCAGCCGGTTGGGTCCAATCTGTTCTTCGGTGAGCAAATCAAGAGCTGACCTCACACTCAGAGCATGTTTAGAATACCAGATATAATCCAGCGTGTGCCGGCACTCCCCTGAGGTCCGGATCTTCCAGGTAGTATACGGGGGCTCTGACTGCCCGTCAGCACTCAGCAGCTTGTAGGCACTGTTCAGGTTGAGGCTGGAGGAAGCAAAGTGTTTGTAGACCTCCTCTGTTGGCTCTGCGTTGAAGTCCCCACAGACGATAAGGGGAATCTTGGCTCCTTGAGTGATGTTTTGGAGGTTCTGGAGAAGGTCACAACCCTGAGCTGAGCGAAATCGTTCCCAGCCAGTGCGTGCTTTTAAGTGGGTGACAGCGATACAGAACTGTCTACTGGACTCCTTGCACTCTAGGGTCTGTGCAATGGCCACCTGATTGGTTTTCAGTGTCATGGCCGTCAGCCTGATATTGGCACTATTGACTAGCTTGAATCGGTTCTGGAGAAAAAACAAGGCACAGCCATCTGGTCCGTTGTTGTGTTCCACATCTAGACAAGGTGACCAGGGCTTGGGGAAAAATGTGCCTTGATAGCCCAGTCTACTGAGGAGTGGTTGGAAGGTGTCAAAATAATGGTCCACCTCTTGGAGGCACAATATATCAGGCTGGTAGGCCAGGATTTCTTCTAGGATGagacatttcctttcttcccacttGAGTGCTTCCACAGGGCATTGCACAAAgttgtcttttccttctccaagagctgaaataaaaaagcCAGTCAGCTGTCAGCTACTACAGGACACATGACTTCTAAGTACCTGGAAGTCTCCTTAGGTCTGACAGTACTCAAGACCCTCAGAACGCTTCCTCTACTTCAGATGCTTTGGGTGATTCTTCTCTGTCTAATCTGCATTAACCTACCAAACTAAATAACCTCTTACTATCCAAATGAGGCaagcaatttcttttctttcatattagaACTGTttcatgtaggggtgcctgggtgtctcagttggttgggcagccgactacagctcaggtcgtgatctcgcggtctgtgagtttgagccccgcgttgggctctgtcctgagagctcagagcctggagtctgcttccgattctgtgtctccctctctttctcccctcccctgcttgctctcagtctctctctcaaaaataataaacaataaaaaaaaaagtaaaaacaaaacaaaacaacaaaactgttTCATGTAACTATATTCTAGGATATAAGATCTTAAGTTTTAGCTTGAAACAGTGTTCTTTACAATCCCTGGGATCTAACCTATGTCAGAGGAAGTAAATATTTAACTCTGTACACTAATTTTttaaggaagattttatttttaagtaatctttatacccaacctGGGCTTAAAAcacaactccaagatcaggagtcacatgctctactgacagccagccaggcaccccatctataCGTTGACACTAACTATAATGAACCATAAAGACTGATGCAGACACTACTTGGAATGAATGGAACCTATTTTAAATAGGCAGCTTTTCCAATCAAATACTGGGAAGTCAGGGTATACACCCTTCTTAAAAAAgctgcctttgtttctttttcttaaaatttcaactGCAACATGAAAGGCAATTCTACAGAGAGCCGactgacacatttttttaaattcagcagACCTACGAAAGACAGGCCTTCTGCCATAACAAAGTAATATCTTAATGAACTAAAGCATTGTCTCCTTAGCCTTCGGTTACAGATGCATATGGGTGGGAATCTAGCTTCAAGAACACCCAgactcggggagcctgggtggctcagttggttaagcatctgacttcggctcaggtcatgatctcgcggttcgtggatttgagccctgacAGTGCcgaacccactttggatcttctgcccccctctctgcccttctcctgcttgtgcgtgttctctctcaaaaataaacattaaaaaaaaaaaaaagaatatccggATTCACCACCATCCACAGAGGCCCCATTCCCTGCAGAAAAGTCCTATATGTTACCCATCCAGCAGACTTAGTTTCCGCCTTGCCAATGCTATCTTAGTGCTGTGGACTGAAAGTTGGAGGCAACGGAAAGTGTGAGAATGATAAAAGACAGGGTCCTTTAAATATGGATGTGCTAGGAAGCAGATATTGTATTTGGATAGCCTACAAACATGAGGTAAGGTATAAATCTGGAGTTGCTGGATTTGTTAGTGAAAATCAGATGGCTCCCTTTCTCACCCTCCCCATCTGGGAGCTCCTCATACTGCCCTGGTCACCCCGTCCTCCTACACCTCTATCTGCCCACGCCTCTTCCCTCCACGTAACACATCAGTGCTTTAGGTATGCGCAGAAACAGAAAGGTAGTCACAGCAAACTTAACTGCTCAGGCACAAAAGCATCAGGCATACCTTGGGCAAGGATGTTCCACTGCATGACCCTAATAGGTGGGTGGCTGCTGGGGTGATCCGTCCTCAGGTCCACAAAATCCCTCTGGAATCGGGGGGGTCGAGTGTGCAGGACAGCCCTGCATTCCTCAAGGAGTTCTTTAGGATCAATGGGCTCCAGATGTTCTGGATCAGGTGACACCAAATACTCCGGGTGCTGGGAGGCAGTGCTGCTGTTCAGTGTCTTGGCGAGAGCACTATAGAGCCTGCTCGTGCCGTGTCCCATGGAGCACACTGCAGGGAAGGAGAGCACAGTCACACGCCCCGCTCAACCAGAAGATAAAACATTCACCGTCCCTAGAAGCCAAGAACCCGACAGAGGGCAATGTTGCCATGTTCATGCAGAAAGCCATTGCCACAGAGGTGGATTAAAGGAGTTGCCAGGTTCTAGCTTTCTACTAGGACAGGTAACTTAAATACAAATGTTAAAGTCGGTTTCTGATTAACTGAGATAAttcttttaagggaaaaatatctTCATCTTTATGGCCTCTTCTAATTTAGGATTTGTCTTTGTAATTTATAAACCCGGTCTTGAAAGCATGGCTCAACAAACTTCACAttcctttttctaaatattttactaaaaatttgGAGGCCAGTTTGGAAAAAGCCAGATGTTAGAAAGCCCATGTTAATCTGGAAGAGATTAGGTTATAGCAAGCTGTTGCTGTGGACACCTCATCTATATAGATCCCTCCGTTATGGAAAGTAACAGTTGGGTTAAATCCATATCCGTTTCTCTTAGGTGTCTACCATACATCAGGGCTCTGGCTTTCTGTAGGCTCTGGACATCGCTGAGCAATATTAGTCTATAATATCAATTGCCAGATTTTTTAAGAATCTAGAAAAGGGGTTGTAGGTAGAAGGGGTAAGAGAAGGTTGCCCACATCTCCTGGGATCCTGTGAGGAGAAATGgggtggagaggagcagaaaacATTTTCTAGTGCTCCACTTTTTATCCTGATAGATTATAATTCACCAAGGAGAGGAGAGCACAATCTCCCACTAATTAGCATGAGGGAAACCGTACTTGTAAGCAGGTGATGGCTCTTTTATTCTGTTCAGTTAAGCATAAATTAGGGTCAATTTTACTTGGAACAACCTTCAAGATTCTGTGTATGATGAATGTTGGTATGGACGAATCTGGATTTCCCTACCACATCCATATCCTTGCCTTCTCTTCAAAGACACAGTTTTctagggtgcatgggtggctcagtaggttgagtgtcagacttcagctcaggtcatgctctcacggttcctgaattcgagccccgcctcgggctctgtgctgacagcttggagcctggacctgctgaagattctgtgtctccctctctctctgcacctcccctgcttgtgctctgtctctctctttctctctctctcaaaaatcaataaacttaaaaaaaaaaacaacacagttttcttataaaatacattatctgGCAGGCTGACTGACTGCACCTGAAACCAGCAATCATATTCACTGTCGCAGGACACAAAGGCAAATTCAAATATTTACCACCAAATGTCCTTAAACATCAAGGTAAATAAGCATGCAAGCATGCTCTCTATTGTTCCTTTTCATCAACTCAAcgtagttttttttcccccagcaagaaaactaaataaaggcaaagaaacaaacacatcaTACATTTAAGCAAGCCtgttctctctcacacatacatgcgcaaacacatgcacacacctgtctccaaagtgcttgatttgaatatattaaaatatttttgtcaatttGCTTGCCTATCTGAATGCATGGGTCCAAAGGAAGAGATTTTCTTCTGGGCTGGTAGTACAACtttgaaaatctttcttctgTACTtctagtttttaagaaaaaagaagtgaaaggtCTTACTGGTTTTTCAAGTGTAGTCTCCAGAAGAGTAGCACCACCCAAACTGTAGACCGGAATGTCACAGGGCACCACAACAAACTCCCATGTTACCACGgggtattttaaatttgaaatgtacAGCAATATTTGACATATGTCAGGCTCTAAGCAAGCTACTAGCCTGATGTAGCTTAGTTTCATTTGTCAGGCTGAGTTTTGGGGTGGTTACTGTGATAAAAAAACAAGTGTgcaaaaatgaacatgaaaaagagAGTAATAGCGTCCAACAGGAGTCTAGGGTCGGAGGAGTTATGTGAAGCCAGAAAAACCATCTTGaaccacatttctttttaaaaagttaggaaCACCTTCACATAAAGAGAGTAACATCCATTTTCAGACAATGAATGCAAACCAGAAAGACATGCCCAGaaagcaaatcaaaactgtaTCTCACTACAAATGCAAATGAGCTTTcttatcattaagaaaatgatagtACAGCCTAAATCAGAATTAAGAAACTCAGAAATGAGGCaagaatcagtaattaaaaaaaaaaaaaaaaagatcatttgagAGATAGTGGCAAATATTATGTGCTTATTTTAAGCAAAGACAGTTTTGTGCTTAAACTTAAGCAAAGACGATCCAACATATGGGTAAAAGGAATTCTTGAAGCAGGAAAACCAAtgcaaggaaatgaaacaaatactgaaaactataaatcaagAAAACTTTTGAGAGTACAAATCATGGAGGGTTGAATTAAGTTCTGGAGAGGTAATTtcagcatggtaactatagttaatactactgtactgtatacttgaaatctTCTAAGAGAGTAGACAGATCTTCAGTgatctcaacacacacacacaaggtaactgtgaggtgacagatgtgttaattagcttggTTGAGGTAACTATTTCACAGTGTATTCGTATACCAAAACATCATGTGgcatataccttaaatatatactaCTTTATTTgctaattatacctcaattaagctggaaataaataaaatggtttaaaagaaaaaaaactatatgaggttaaaaaaaagacgTATCATGGATATATTTAAACATTACATGCATAAAGGTCTACCTTCTCTTTgctattctaaaaacaaaaaaagaaaaaaaaccttaaaaaaacaatatttgaaactACATATTGAAAAACACATCACATACCTGAGAATATCAACCCAGAATGAGCAACACCAACTGgactgtaaagaaaaagaaaatcccttgGGCATCTAGGCAAAAACATCGAGTTAACTTGTAAGGAAAGTAAATTAAGAGTATCATCAGACTTCAATTGCAATGTTTTATgccagaagaaaatgaagttgcatatttgaaatatataactCAAACTTTATATATATGGCTCATCTACATGTGAGCAAGGAATTTATATCTAGCAACATGGGAATATTGACTGACTCCATCAGCCCTTCCTGAGCAAATGAGCGGGGCTGACAAACTAGCCAAAGGTACTTTTGCACAGTCCTccagctaagaatggttttaaaggttgttaaaaacatacacagacacacacacaatatggaaTAGGATCACTTTTGGCTCTCAAAGCCTAGATGTTTACTATCCAGCCCTCTTCAGAAAAATTTTGCCACCTCTGGAACTAGAGCACTAACTTCAGACCAAAATGGTAGGACTTTGATATAAGATGGGTGGTAAGCATTAAACATACTGCTTAGAAAAccaagtctaggggcacctgggtggctcagttggttaagcggccgacttcggctcaggtcatgatctcacagtccgtgagttcgagccccacatcgggctctatgctgacagctcagagcctggagcctgtttcagattctgtgtctccctctctctgaccctcccccgttcatgctctgtctctctctgtctcaaaaataaataaacgttaaaaaaaaaagaaaatcaagtctaAATGGGGTTGAGAGAGTACATTATATAACGGCTATGTGATCCCACAATGAACTTACAAAGATTTAATACAGCTGAGAAAGGGGGCAGGGAGTAGGGACCACAATGacgaaaatatatttatttaattttttttttttttttttttttttttaaatatattctaggggcatctgggtggctcagtgggtcaagtgtctgactcaatttcggcttaggtcatgatctcgtggttcatgagttcaagtcccgcgtcgggctctacactgacagtgtgtagcttgcttgggattctttctgtcttcctctctctcgctctctctctctctctctctcaagaataaatatttaaaaatatatattcaatttaaaaattttaaactggggtgcctggctggctcggtaggAAGAGCACACAATTGATCTAGAGGTCATGGGtatgagccccatgctgggtgcacagattactaaaattaaaatacactaaaatttaaaaacctgtaaaCTGTTTTCAGAGATCATAATTAGTAGTGGTAGTGTTTGTATTGTTATTATTGTGAGACTGTTGCGTAGgtatgaaacaaagcaaatggaTATTCTAACTCCATCATTCTCTGTTGTCCTTTTTTGGGTTTagttttgaaaatgcatttatagaCTTTTAGCCACAACACTCAAGGAAAACACTCTTGTTAAAGCCAACCCATTTTGGACTAATTGCAATGATTAAATCTGATCACCTATCTGTTGACTCAGCCTCTCAAAGTctttcagtggttttcaaaaattaaatctgCCCTCGAAAGACAAAGCTTTATAGCAAACACAATGAAGGCGCCTTGTGGCACAGCCAAGTACTCAGGCCTGAACGGGACAGATGTCAACACACCAATTCCGCTCCTGGTTCCGTCAGTGTTTAACTGTGCCCAGCTCTCTATACCTGCTTACCCAGCTTTCAAATGAGGGCCTGTCAAAGGATCCTCATTTTCTCgagattttttttggaaaatgaatcAAGGTTAGAACTGGTGGCAACCTCAAAATAACATTTCTATTACTTGTACCAGAGACACACATATTTCTCTTGAGAAAACTTGCATGTACCATTCAGAATGACTTTTATTCCTCTCATATTTGAGGCCCAGAATGGACAATTTCACATATTAACAGAACAGCTGACCCTGAACAACACAGGTGGAACATGTGATtcaattatatgtggatttttcaCAGTACAGcactctaaatgtattttttctcatgattttcttaacatgttcttttctctagcttgctttcCTGTatgaatacagcatataatacatttaacagacaaaatatgtgctaatcgACTGTTTACATTAGCAGGAAGGTTTcctgtcaacagtaggctattagtaaagttttggggagtcaaaagtcacatgcaaattttttttacatgcacATTTTTAACTGTGCAGGGGGTCGGTACTCTTAAaccccctgtgttgttcaagagtcaactgtacctGGGTATGGAATGCACTGAAAATAAGCCTTTAAAGAAGTTTTACTAGCGTAGACCTCTTGCTCTTATTTCACTGTGGATTCATTTAGCTGCAAAAGATGTCATTAGGCTAAACTGTGAAGATTCTAGGTAGAGGGAAATTGTTAGGGAGCATTATTATAGTCTTGTCTCTGCTCCTTAGATCTTAAAGGAAACTGAAAGATGGTCCCTAAGATGGACTGATGCAAGCGTGAATACCAAGTTCTATAATAACAGTGACCCAGCACATGCCTTCTAATGGTAAAGTACCTGGGAAGCTGACTAATCAATCAACCAACGTGCTGCACAGTGAGCCTGAACTAGAAGAGAGAACAGATGATGCTGAAAGATGTCTCTGAGGTCTACCCACTCCTGGAGGAGGGCGTCAGTCTATGCCTTCACTGTACACTATACAATTTAATCTTTTACTCTCTTGGGTGTGGTCttggagaaaactttttttttttaatgttcattttagagggagagagcatgaatgggggaggggcagagagagagagagagagagagagagagagagagagagagagagaaagggggggacagagactctgaagcagggtctgggcAGACAGCatcgagccccacacggggctcaaactcacaaactgcaagataacgacctgagccaaaggcgggcactcaagtgagtcacccaggcaccccaaaactctAATCTTCTTAATCTAATCTCTCAGTCCTCAGGGATAATCTGTTGACAGTACATtaattttacattcttatttccCTATTCCCTGAGTTTGGGGATGGGCACTCATACCAATAAGATGTGTGTTAGATCTTTTCTCTCAAGAAATTAACAAGTGTTTGGGGAAAGATTAATACACGTGAACTAATGAGAGAAaaactgagtacttactatgcgGAATGGGCTAGGGTAAATAAGGGTTAAAATAATCAGAATGGATAACAATACccagaaaaagacttaaaatatggAGCTCTAATTGCTGACTAAAACACTTGGCCCATCACAGGTAGCCACCATAAagtcctgcttccctctctcaaacacacacatactggACACTAGCCCACTGGAGACAGACCAGTGAACTGACTAAAatctgtcttcatggagcttctGCTGTAGTGGGGAAATACAAGGTGATGGTCATCTGGTGAAAACggctatggagaaaaaaatgaagaaagggagaTAGGGAATGCTAGCAAGTGGGGAGCTGCTAATCCGTGTGGGATGCTCAAGGAGGTCTCACTAAAGGATGGAATTTGAGCAGAGAGGTGAAGATGGTAAGGCAATAAATTCATTAAGTCTTATGGAGATCCAATGGGAGAACAaacattctgggcagagggaacagcaaatacAAGTCCTGAGAAAGGACCACGCTTGGCAGGGTTCATAAATAGCAAGGCACTGAAATGATacactgaatgaataaagagcTAAGTGAAGCAGTGAGGACAGGGGAGCAGATTATACAGGGCACTGTAGGCCATTCTAAGGACTTGAGCCTTTATCTGAGAGGGGAAGCCACTTGAAAATGTTAAGCAGGAGTAAGAATCtgatttacaattaaaaaaatctcactggcTGATGTCTTAAAAATACACTACACCGTAGGGAAGTAAGGGCAGACATAGAAAAAGCCATCAGAGGACAATTACAATCATCCAGGTGAAAGACAGTGTCAGTGTCATAGCTTAGACTAGTCAGTGACAGCAGTTAAAGTGGCTGGATTATGAATACTAAAATTGGAGCCAATAAGTTTTGGTGATAAGCTGGATGTGGTCTAAGAGAGAAGAATGGTCAAAAAGGTCCTGAGCATTGCCAGCAGAGCAACCAGAAAGAGGAGGTTTCCAATACTAGCTAGGAAGATTTGATGGGGTTTGCAGAAAATAGGAGTTTAGCAATTAGATACGACTAGGGTTCAGGAGAGAGGTACACACTGGAAATAAACGTTTAGAAGTTAGTGGACACTTGAGACTAAAGTGAGTGTAGAGAGAAAACAGGTCAAAGGATTGAGCTCTGCAGCAAACCGGGAAAGATGTGGTGAAAATCTGAGGATGACAAGCCAGAGAAGTAGAATAAGGGGATCCTATTCTGGAATCTTCctggaaacaaagcaaagaaagtgTTTCACCCATGAAGTAGTCCCCTCTTGTGCCAAATACTACTGACAGTTCAAGCAAAACAAAGACTGAGACCATCTGGATTT encodes:
- the NOCT gene encoding nocturnin isoform X4, coding for MCSMGHGTSRLYSALAKTLNSSTASQHPEYLVSPDPEHLEPIDPKELLEECRAVLHTRPPRFQRDFVDLRTDHPSSHPPIRVMQWNILAQALGEGKDNFVQCPVEALKWEERKCLILEEILAYQPDILCLQEVDHYFDTFQPLLSRLGYQGTFFPKPWSPCLDVEHNNGPDGCALFFLQNRFKLVNSANIRLTAMTLKTNQVAIAQTLECKESSRQFCIAVTHLKARTGWERFRSAQGCDLLQNLQNITQGAKIPLIVCGDFNAEPTEEVYKHFASSSLNLNSAYKLLSADGQSEPPYTTWKIRTSGECRHTLDYIWYSKHALSVRSALDLLTEEQIGPNRLPSFNYPSDHLSLVCDFSFNEEPDGLL
- the NOCT gene encoding nocturnin isoform X2, with translation MASRWQHRIALSMMASCDVGRLQFVYTLLFEVSLGPGLVSSSSFPVCSMGHGTSRLYSALAKTLNSSTASQHPEYLVSPDPEHLEPIDPKELLEECRAVLHTRPPRFQRDFVDLRTDHPSSHPPIRVMQWNILAQALGEGKDNFVQCPVEALKWEERKCLILEEILAYQPDILCLQEVDHYFDTFQPLLSRLGYQGTFFPKPWSPCLDVEHNNGPDGCALFFLQNRFKLVNSANIRLTAMTLKTNQVAIAQTLECKESSRQFCIAVTHLKARTGWERFRSAQGCDLLQNLQNITQGAKIPLIVCGDFNAEPTEEVYKHFASSSLNLNSAYKLLSADGQSEPPYTTWKIRTSGECRHTLDYIWYSKHALSVRSALDLLTEEQIGPNRLPSFNYPSDHLSLVCDFSFNEEPDGLL
- the NOCT gene encoding nocturnin isoform X3, producing MFLPRCPRDFLFLYSPVGVAHSGLIFSVCSMGHGTSRLYSALAKTLNSSTASQHPEYLVSPDPEHLEPIDPKELLEECRAVLHTRPPRFQRDFVDLRTDHPSSHPPIRVMQWNILAQALGEGKDNFVQCPVEALKWEERKCLILEEILAYQPDILCLQEVDHYFDTFQPLLSRLGYQGTFFPKPWSPCLDVEHNNGPDGCALFFLQNRFKLVNSANIRLTAMTLKTNQVAIAQTLECKESSRQFCIAVTHLKARTGWERFRSAQGCDLLQNLQNITQGAKIPLIVCGDFNAEPTEEVYKHFASSSLNLNSAYKLLSADGQSEPPYTTWKIRTSGECRHTLDYIWYSKHALSVRSALDLLTEEQIGPNRLPSFNYPSDHLSLVCDFSFNEEPDGLL
- the NOCT gene encoding nocturnin isoform X1, with protein sequence MYQSPRRLCSALLQRDASGLRRLPTPGLRRQSPPPAAAPRPASPRLLAAASAASGAARSCSRTVCSMGHGTSRLYSALAKTLNSSTASQHPEYLVSPDPEHLEPIDPKELLEECRAVLHTRPPRFQRDFVDLRTDHPSSHPPIRVMQWNILAQALGEGKDNFVQCPVEALKWEERKCLILEEILAYQPDILCLQEVDHYFDTFQPLLSRLGYQGTFFPKPWSPCLDVEHNNGPDGCALFFLQNRFKLVNSANIRLTAMTLKTNQVAIAQTLECKESSRQFCIAVTHLKARTGWERFRSAQGCDLLQNLQNITQGAKIPLIVCGDFNAEPTEEVYKHFASSSLNLNSAYKLLSADGQSEPPYTTWKIRTSGECRHTLDYIWYSKHALSVRSALDLLTEEQIGPNRLPSFNYPSDHLSLVCDFSFNEEPDGLL
- the NOCT gene encoding nocturnin isoform X5, coding for MGHGTSRLYSALAKTLNSSTASQHPEYLVSPDPEHLEPIDPKELLEECRAVLHTRPPRFQRDFVDLRTDHPSSHPPIRVMQWNILAQALGEGKDNFVQCPVEALKWEERKCLILEEILAYQPDILCLQEVDHYFDTFQPLLSRLGYQGTFFPKPWSPCLDVEHNNGPDGCALFFLQNRFKLVNSANIRLTAMTLKTNQVAIAQTLECKESSRQFCIAVTHLKARTGWERFRSAQGCDLLQNLQNITQGAKIPLIVCGDFNAEPTEEVYKHFASSSLNLNSAYKLLSADGQSEPPYTTWKIRTSGECRHTLDYIWYSKHALSVRSALDLLTEEQIGPNRLPSFNYPSDHLSLVCDFSFNEEPDGLL